A window from Solanum stenotomum isolate F172 chromosome 7, ASM1918654v1, whole genome shotgun sequence encodes these proteins:
- the LOC125871281 gene encoding F-box/kelch-repeat protein At3g23880-like, whose translation MENSIPDLPTELVIEILLRLPVKSLLKFRCASKSWFALISSPEFETHLSLNANNSEYTRHKVMMFERTVYGFRDCSVSSLFNNSFNEANDLDYPRQVPCGVYIVGSVNGLICLVSRENELFLWNPSIRKYKKLPNPKTKTTFGYCIKQSCGFGYDEFHDDYNIVVIFARYDFSLPIEVKRYSLKSDSWRTVDNCPSMVPLQQSGRFVDGKLHWITIIGPKLCMKRSIISIDLADGKWGEMELPCYWKGGGGVVLSLGVLGSNLSVLCDCDDPYMLDVWLMKEYGVKESWTKMFAIKMPDDQLVYGYLGQIRLHLASGSGILVVFGSSFMIYNTNGDPLRSSKVINSNNWDEAEIYIESLVCPFSTVGTEDATKMGLRL comes from the coding sequence ATGGAAAATTCGATTCCTGATCTGCCAACCGAACTGGTTATTGAAATCCTCTTGAGGCTTCCAGTAAAATCCCTCTTGAAATTTAGGTGCGCTTCAAAATCTTGGTTTGCTTTGATCTCTAGTCCTGAATTTGAAACTCATCTCAGCTTAAATGCCAATAACAGCGAATACACCCGCCATAAGGTTATGATGTTTGAACGTACTGTGTATGGCTTTCGAGATTGTAGCGTTAGCTCTTTATTTAATAACTCATTTAACGAGGCAAACGACTTGGATTATCCCAGGCAAGTTCCATGTGGTGTTTATATTGTAGGTTCTGTCAATGGATTGATTTGTTTGGTTAGTCGGGAAAACGAATTGTTTCTATGGAATCCATCAATTAGAAAGTACAAGAAGTTGCCTAAtcctaaaactaaaactactttTGGGTATTGCATCAAGCAATCATGTGGTTTTGGATATGATGAGTTTCATGATGATTATAACATAGTCGTTATTTTTGCGAGATATGATTTTTCACTTCCAATTGAGGTAAAAAGATATAGTCTAAAAAGTGATTCTTGGAGAACGGTTGATAATTGTCCAAGTATGGTGCCACTACAGCAGTCAGGTAGGTTTGTGGATGGGAAACTACATTGGATTACTATTATTGGTCCTAAACTCTGTATGAAACGAAGCATCATTTCTATTGATCTGGCTGACGGGAAATGGGGAGAGATGGAACTACCCTGTTATTGGAAAGGAGGAGGAGGTGTGGTTTTGAGCTTGGGAGTGTTGGGAAGTAATCTTTCGGTCTTGTGTGATTGTGACGACCCATATATGTTAGATGTTTGGCTTATGAAGGAGTATGGGGTTAAAGAATCTTGGACGAAGATGTTTGCTATCAAGATGCCGGATGATCAATTGGTGTATGGATATCTTGGGCAAATACGTTTACACTTGGCAAGTGGAAGTGGAATTTTGGTTGTATTTGGATCAAGTTTCATGATATACAATACAAACGGTGACCCGCTCAGATCTTCAAAGGTTATTAACTCTAATAATTGGGACGAGGCGGAAATCTACATTGAAAGCCTAGTTTGTCCTTTTTCTACGGTAGGGACTGAGGATGCAACAAAAATGGGACTGAGGTTGTGA
- the LOC125871282 gene encoding F-box/LRR-repeat protein 13-like has translation MFESTERLEWEVEKRDKELITEFLSSTEVEEQVPKVCMNNCMTIRRETADILPECVIRKILCFLSFKEAAQLSILSKTWLQAWLTHPNLDVIVDYYGNNLDIVDNIMKRYRDGIIPIEKFELSYFDSSSQGFPLIDKWFDIALQNGVNDLTFNVPKYSSYRLPIFKILATKSLRELVMWGCHLKRASLSSGVVNCNSLRLLSLSSVTLSEKMLQTLLNSCPLIVSFVCDYCDGLEKIELVNLQNIKSISIWKGRKQRVKIQAPTLEHLSYFSVPKESSMLDMLDVPNLVSLEYKGDQIPETFVDANFQWSCYPKRLILESTSKTIASFMDRLMYMKSLSHSTTNESKSLHSQLKEVKVYKLDSSWQLVEFRSEERATRILKEGEKFYFMLEW, from the coding sequence ATGTTTGAATCTACCGAAAGACTTGAGTGGGAAGTGGAGAAGCGAGACAAAGAGCTGATTACCGAGTTTTTGAGCAGCACCGAAGTAGAAGAACAGGTTCCTAAGGTATGTATGAACAATTGTATGACTATAAGGAGAGAGACAGCTGACATATTACCTGAATGCGTGATTCGCAAAATACTCTGTTTTCTTAGTTTTAAAGAAGCAGCACAACTGAGTATTCTCTCTAAAACATGGCTGCAAGCCTGGTTGACTCATCCCAATTTAGATGTCATAGTTGATTATTACGGAAACAATTTAGATATAGTGGATAATATCATGAAGAGATATAGGGACGGAATAATCCCTATAGAAAAGTTTGAATTATCATACTTTGATTCTTCCTCCCAAGGTTTTCCATTGATTGATAAGTGGTTTGATATTGCACTTCAGAATGGTGTGAACGATCTCACCTTTAACGTTCCTAAATATTCATCATACCGCTTGcctattttcaaaattttggcaACAAAATCTTTAAGAGAATTGGTTATGTGGGGTTGTCATCTAAAGCGTGCTTCATTATCTAGCGGAGTCGTAAACTGCAATTCTTTGAGATTACTTTCTCTGTCTTCTGTTACATTAAGCGAAAAAATGCTTCAGACTCTACTTAATAGTTGTCCTCTGATTGTCAGTTTCGTATGTGATTATTGTGATGGGTTGGAAAAGATTGAACTGGTTAATCTTCAGAATATCAAGTCAATTTCCATTTGGAAAGGTAGAAAGCAGCGTGTTAAAATTCAAGCgccaacacttgaacacttgTCTTATTTTAGTGTTCCGAAAGAGTCTTCTATGTTGGATATGCTTGATGTTCCAAATTTGGTGTCACTAGAGTATAAGGGAGATCAAATTCCTGAGACTTTCGTGGATGCTAATTTTCAATGGAgttgttatcctaagagactCATCCTTGAGTCAACTAGTAAAACAATTGCATCTTTCATGGACCGTTTAATGTATATGAAGAGTCTGAGTCATTCTACTACTAATGAAAGCAAGTCTTTGCATAGTCAATTAAAAGAAGTGAAAGTCTACAAATTAGATTCAAGTTGGCAGCTTGTTGAGTTCAGAAGTGAGGAGCGGGCAACAAGGATCCTTAAGGAGGgggagaaattttattttatgttagaGTGGTGA